Proteins encoded together in one Ipomoea triloba cultivar NCNSP0323 chromosome 4, ASM357664v1 window:
- the LOC116016293 gene encoding probable F-box protein At3g61730 → MGKRMRKMRSIRCCVSPRLKFLTPHSIFSWYEEDTWTEVAKFLDGKSLIMLAATSKWFHHIITADNVWKYACLRDLEVADPGKVGFKWMKLYATAFDGSHSYMFRQRDKHIDWMRVGAFVFESQAAFVTENLIAPLRIPKEETTEKMVELNGSCVAKPIRSGIWLADLQLVRCPVCDLNTCDGTMQTLDARHIELFLSEGYQDGNWEYELLGSHEVKKEADGAAAAIFDIKHLKDCATKMILDLNSWKGRHNDWQPKSIVAPHAVAVNTNLQPNDGLQVKYHAMRAGKDGEIVSIRISQQLL, encoded by the exons ATGGGGAAACGGATGCGGAAAATGAGATCGATCCGTTGCTGCGTCTCTCCTCGATTGAAGTTTCTCACTCCTCACAGCATCTTCTCCTg GTATGAAGAGGACACATGGACTGAGGTTGCTAAGTTTTTGGATGGGAAATCTTTGATAATGCTTGCAGCAACTAGTAAGTGGTTCCATCATATCATCACGGCGGATAATGTATGGAAATATGCTTGTCTGCGTGACCTTGAGGTTGCTGATCCTGGAAAAGTGGGTTTCAAATGGATGAAGCTATATGCTACAGCCTTTG ATGGTAGTCACTCTTACATGTTCCGCCAGAGAGATAAGCACATAG ACTGGATGCGCGTTGGAGCTTTTGTTTTTGAGTCACAAGCTGCATTTGTGACGGAAAATCTGATTGCCCCTTTAAGGATTCCAAAAGAAGAGACAACAGAGAAAATGGTGGAGTTGAATGGTAGCTGTGTGGCAAAGCCTATCCGAAGTGGGATTTGGCTTGCTG ATCTACAACTTGTTCGTTGCCCAGTCTGTGATCTCAATACGTGTGATG GAACTATGCAGACATTAGATGCAAGACACATTGAATTGTTCCTGAGTGAGGGTTACCAGGATGGGAACTGGGAATATGAGTTGCTGGGGTCCCATGAGGTGAAGAAAGAAGCAGATGGAGCAGCTGCTGCAATTTTTGATATCAAGCATCTGAAAGATTGCGCCACCAAAA TGATCCTTGATTTGAATTCATGGAAGGGAAGACACAATGATTGGCAGCCTAAATCTATTGTAGCTCCACATGCAGTCGCAGTCAACACCAATTTACAGCCAAATGACG GTCTTCAAGTGAAATACCACGCCATGAGGGCAGGAAAGGATGGTGAAATAGTTTCAATCAGAATATCTCAGCAACTACTCTAG
- the LOC116017665 gene encoding putative RING-H2 finger protein ATL21A isoform X1 has translation MAILKVLFVLPFFLSSLISARNDCTSSFCGISPFPIRFPFRIQGQQPDNCGFPGFNVRCSNQGKAVLSLPYMDDFIIRDINYANQEILLYDPSGCLASRLLSLNLSSSPFKPAYYQNYTFLSCSGDSMMPRLNAIGCLSNSSVSILATSLPTPAGEMNSCSILTTLQLSVPWTSQNEFGFYSDLGSHLLLAWSAPSCENCEAKGGICGFRNATSQEISCFNAPGTGFSAGGLHIFRIIALSIVIPAMTCSICISCIICLRNRSVVAGRAHRNGGTGTGTAAVTPQPATIHAGLDDSTIESYTKVVLGESRRVPGPNHTACPICLADYHPKETVRCIPECEHCFHAECIDEWLRINGSCPVCRNSPSPSPDVHVVVNY, from the exons ATGGCCATTCTGAAGGTCCTCTTTGTCCtccccttttttctttcttccctcATATCTGCCAGAAATGATTGCACTTCTTCCTTTTGTGGGATAAGCCCTTTTCCTATACGATTCCCTTTCAGAATACAAGGCCAACAGCCTGATAATTGTGGCTTTCCTGGTTTTAATGTTAGATGCAGCAATCAAGGTAAAGCTGTTCTCAGCCTTCCGTATATGGATGATTTCATCATACGCGATATCAATTACGCCAACCAAGAAATCTTACTCTATGATCCATCTGGTTGTCTTGCAAGTCGGCTTCTAAGCTTGAACCTCTCATCTTCTCCTTTCAAGCCAGCTTATTACCAGAACTACACGTTTCTTAGTTGTTCTGGCGATTCGATGATGCCTCGGTTAAATGCCATTGGTTGTCTTAGCAACTCCTCTGTCTCCATCTTGGCCACTTCTTTGCCAACTCCTGCTGGAGAGATGAATTCATGCAGTATTCTCACCACTCTGCAGTTATCAGTGCCTTGGACATCTCAAAACGAGTTTGGGTTTTACTCAGACCTTGGCAGCCATCTTCTGCTAGCATGGAGTGCTCCGAGTTGTGAGAATTGTGAAGCAAAGGGAGGCATCTGTGGATTCAGAAACGCTACAAGTCAAGAAATTTCTTGCTTTAATGCCCCTGGAACAG GGTTTTCTGCAGGTGGTCTGCATATTTTCAGAATCATAGCCTTGTCCATTGTTATACCCGCGATGACATGTTCGATATGTATATCATGTATAATCTGTCTACGAAACAGAAGTGTGGTGGCGGGCAGAGCCCACCGAAACGGCGGCACAGGCACAGGCACAGCTGCGGTAACGCCACAACCAGCCACCATTCATGCAGGGCTGGACGACTCCACCATTGAGTCGTACACGAAAGTGGTGTTGGGGGAAAGTCGGCGAGTTCCGGGGCCAAACCACACGGCTTGCCCAATATGCCTGGCGGATTATCATCCAAAAGAGACAGTTCGGTGCATTCCGGAATGTGAACATTGCTTCCATGCCGAATGCATAGATGAATGGTTAAGGATCAATGGCAGCTGCCCTGTTTGCAGAAACTCACCATCTCCTTCGCCTGATGTTCATGTTGTAGTTAACTActga
- the LOC116017665 gene encoding putative RING-H2 finger protein ATL21A isoform X2: MAILKVLFVLPFFLSSLISARNDCTSSFCGISPFPIRFPFRIQGQQPDNCGFPGFNVRCSNQGKAVLSLPYMDDFIIRDINYANQEILLYDPSGCLASRLLSLNLSSSPFKPAYYQNYTFLSCSGDSMMPRLNAIGCLSNSSVSILATSLPTPAGEMNSCSILTTLQLSVPWTSQNEFGFYSDLGSHLLLAWSAPSCENCEAKGGICGFRNATSQEISCFNAPGTGGLHIFRIIALSIVIPAMTCSICISCIICLRNRSVVAGRAHRNGGTGTGTAAVTPQPATIHAGLDDSTIESYTKVVLGESRRVPGPNHTACPICLADYHPKETVRCIPECEHCFHAECIDEWLRINGSCPVCRNSPSPSPDVHVVVNY, from the exons ATGGCCATTCTGAAGGTCCTCTTTGTCCtccccttttttctttcttccctcATATCTGCCAGAAATGATTGCACTTCTTCCTTTTGTGGGATAAGCCCTTTTCCTATACGATTCCCTTTCAGAATACAAGGCCAACAGCCTGATAATTGTGGCTTTCCTGGTTTTAATGTTAGATGCAGCAATCAAGGTAAAGCTGTTCTCAGCCTTCCGTATATGGATGATTTCATCATACGCGATATCAATTACGCCAACCAAGAAATCTTACTCTATGATCCATCTGGTTGTCTTGCAAGTCGGCTTCTAAGCTTGAACCTCTCATCTTCTCCTTTCAAGCCAGCTTATTACCAGAACTACACGTTTCTTAGTTGTTCTGGCGATTCGATGATGCCTCGGTTAAATGCCATTGGTTGTCTTAGCAACTCCTCTGTCTCCATCTTGGCCACTTCTTTGCCAACTCCTGCTGGAGAGATGAATTCATGCAGTATTCTCACCACTCTGCAGTTATCAGTGCCTTGGACATCTCAAAACGAGTTTGGGTTTTACTCAGACCTTGGCAGCCATCTTCTGCTAGCATGGAGTGCTCCGAGTTGTGAGAATTGTGAAGCAAAGGGAGGCATCTGTGGATTCAGAAACGCTACAAGTCAAGAAATTTCTTGCTTTAATGCCCCTGGAACAG GTGGTCTGCATATTTTCAGAATCATAGCCTTGTCCATTGTTATACCCGCGATGACATGTTCGATATGTATATCATGTATAATCTGTCTACGAAACAGAAGTGTGGTGGCGGGCAGAGCCCACCGAAACGGCGGCACAGGCACAGGCACAGCTGCGGTAACGCCACAACCAGCCACCATTCATGCAGGGCTGGACGACTCCACCATTGAGTCGTACACGAAAGTGGTGTTGGGGGAAAGTCGGCGAGTTCCGGGGCCAAACCACACGGCTTGCCCAATATGCCTGGCGGATTATCATCCAAAAGAGACAGTTCGGTGCATTCCGGAATGTGAACATTGCTTCCATGCCGAATGCATAGATGAATGGTTAAGGATCAATGGCAGCTGCCCTGTTTGCAGAAACTCACCATCTCCTTCGCCTGATGTTCATGTTGTAGTTAACTActga
- the LOC116016850 gene encoding putative RING-H2 finger protein ATL21A: MHMAILQAQAQALLLFLISSLLIHAMAGDCQSSSCSEGGVSVRFPFGLENEQSFMSCAYNPLFSLKCSTSNSNSSSSSQQRSPVPVVFNLPCSGDFFVRKINYLKQEIQLYDPSNCLPKRFLKLDLSFSPFKALNYSNYTFLRCPKHVVKQPSSSVIDCLSNSTVSVLATSSMSVVRAMNMCEPFAANLSVPVSQSEHWFSSHSDFRLRWSAPDCRWCEAQGGVCAFAPFADYTIQDLGCSFDNATTPSGTKSFMKKGTRILWIIGVCIILPGVAFMSCMWCLKISGDYISRNWRRLYYRNRRSRSRGGGGSEMATTTVPRPLFTAEARARRNRCAICLQDYQQTVQGHSWLMNSRCPACYWDSSPEMEMETGWTSPIPQPTMSSSSSSSLRNSMAPTSTSTSTTHQTLLYTPKVFEDSERLPRPGEISCAICRDKYVAQERLGLVNGCQHSFHAHCLQSWLDTSPTCPLCRISLSSIPTSF, encoded by the exons ATGCATATGGCCATTCTCCAAGCCCAAGCCCAAGCCCTCCTCCTCTTTCTAATTTCTTCCCTGTTAATACATGCAATGGCAGGTGATTGTCAATCATCCAGTTGCAGTGAAGGTGGAGTATCAGTTCGGTTCCCTTTCGGTTTAGAAAATGAGCAGTCTTTCATGAGCTGTGCCTACAATCCTTTGTTCAGTTTGAAATGCAGCACTAGTAATTCTAATTCTAGTAGCAGTAGCCAACAACGCTCACCTGTGCCTGTGGTTTTCAATCTCCCTTGCTCGGGCGATTTTTTTGTGCGTAAGATAAACTACCTGAAGCAAGAAATACAACTCTATGATCCATCCAACTGCCTCCCCAAAAGATTCTTGAAATTAGACCTCTCATTTTCTCCATTTAAGGCTCTGAATTACAGCAACTACACATTCCTCAGGTGCCCAAAACACGTTGTGAAACAGCCTTCCTCCTCTGTGATTGACTGCCTCAGCAACTCCACGGTTTCTGTACTGGCAACTTCTTCTATGAGTGTAGTGAGAGCGATGAATATGTGTGAACCATTCGCTGCTAATTTAAGCGTTCCGGTTTCACAGTCTGAACACTGGTTTTCCTCTCATTCTGATTTTAGACTGAGATGGAGTGCTCCAGATTGCAGATGGTGTGAAGCACAAGGTGGTGTATGTGCATTTGCTCCGTTTGCAGATTATACAATCCAAGATCTGGGTTGCAGTTTCGACAACGCTACTACTCCATCTG GCACCAAGTCATTCATGAAAAAGGGTACAAGGATTTTGTGGATAATTGGAGTGTGCATAATTCTCCCGGGCGTAGCATTCATGTCTTGCATGTGGTGTTTGAAGATAAGCGGCGACTATATAAGCAGAAATTGGCGCAGGCTATACTATAGGAATAGGAGGTCTAGAAGTAGAGGAGGAGGAGGGTCCGAGATGGCAACAACTACTGTGCCAAGACCATTGTTTACAGCAGAAGCAAGGGCGAGGAGGAATCGTTGTGCCATTTGCCTACAAGATTACCAGCAGACGGTACAGGGGCACAGCTGGCTAATGAATTCTAGATGTCCAGCTTGTTATTGGGATTCCTCCCcagagatggagatggagactGGCTGGACTTCTCCAATACCACAGCCCACAATgagtagcagcagcagcagcagcttgAGGAATTCCATGGCTCCTACTAGCACTAGCACTAGCACTACTCATCAGACACTACTGTACACACCTAAGGTGtttgaagatagtgaaaggcTTCCAAGGCCAGGCGAGATTAGTTGTGCCATTTGCCGAGACAAGTATGTGGCTCAAGAGAGACTAGGACTGGTGAATGGGTGTCAACACTCTTTCCATGCTCACTGCCTTCAAAGTTGGTTGGATACCAGTCCTACATGCCCACTTTGTAGGATTTCACTTTCTTCCATTCCTAcctcattttaa